A region of Streptomyces sp. NBC_01264 DNA encodes the following proteins:
- a CDS encoding winged helix DNA-binding domain-containing protein, with the protein MKISAGELNRSTLARQLLLRREVMGVGDAVRGVVALQAQHAASPYLALWNRLAGFDPADLDAAFTGREVLKSTLMRLTLHAVHAEDYPPFREAVQPSVRAARLGTRFTASGLTAEDADVLVPELLDFAGRPRTTAECEAWLGDRLGAPPQPGAWWGLRQYAPLLHAPTAAPWSFGERPSYVAPPSRPRAVPADPEASEESLRTLVLRYLEGFGPASAADVAQFSLVQRSRVRQALRALELSGRLDRLTGPEGEELFDVQGAPRPQADTPAPPRLMAMWDSVLLAYADRSRIVPPQYRKLVARMNGDTLATLLVDGHVAGVWRPSGAGIEATAFHPLPEEVWEALTAEARALTAFLADREPEVYRRYGHWWSKLPSAETRLLA; encoded by the coding sequence ATGAAGATCAGCGCAGGGGAGCTCAACCGCTCCACCCTCGCACGGCAGTTGCTGCTGCGGCGCGAGGTGATGGGCGTCGGTGACGCGGTCCGCGGGGTGGTCGCCCTGCAGGCGCAGCACGCGGCCTCGCCCTACCTCGCGCTGTGGAACCGGCTCGCCGGTTTCGACCCGGCGGACCTCGACGCCGCCTTCACGGGGCGCGAGGTCCTCAAGTCGACGCTGATGCGACTGACCCTGCACGCCGTGCACGCGGAGGACTACCCGCCCTTCCGGGAGGCCGTGCAGCCGTCCGTACGGGCCGCCCGGCTCGGGACCCGCTTCACGGCCTCGGGGCTGACGGCTGAGGACGCCGACGTCCTCGTGCCGGAGCTGCTGGACTTCGCCGGCCGGCCCCGTACGACGGCGGAGTGCGAGGCCTGGCTCGGCGACCGGCTAGGCGCCCCGCCGCAGCCCGGAGCGTGGTGGGGGCTGCGGCAGTACGCACCGCTGCTGCACGCGCCCACCGCCGCGCCGTGGTCGTTCGGGGAGCGACCGTCGTACGTCGCGCCGCCGAGCCGCCCGCGCGCCGTACCGGCGGACCCGGAGGCGTCGGAGGAGTCCCTGCGGACGCTGGTCCTGCGCTACCTGGAGGGGTTCGGGCCGGCGTCGGCGGCGGACGTGGCGCAGTTCTCCCTGGTCCAGCGGTCCAGGGTGCGCCAGGCGCTGCGCGCTCTGGAGCTCTCCGGAAGGCTCGACCGGCTGACGGGACCGGAGGGCGAGGAACTGTTCGACGTCCAGGGCGCACCGCGTCCGCAGGCGGACACACCCGCGCCGCCCCGGCTGATGGCCATGTGGGACAGCGTGCTGCTGGCCTACGCGGACCGGAGCCGGATCGTTCCGCCGCAGTACCGCAAGCTCGTCGCGCGGATGAACGGCGACACCCTGGCGACCCTGCTGGTCGACGGCCACGTCGCCGGTGTGTGGCGGCCGTCCGGCGCCGGGATCGAGGCAACCGCCTTCCACCCGCTGCCGGAGGAGGTCTGGGAGGCGCTCACCGCCGAGGCCCGGGCGCTGACGGCCTTCCTGGCCGACCGCGAACCGGAGGTTTACCGGCGGTACGGCCACTGGTGGAGCAAACTGCCGAGCGCCGAGACCCGGTTGCTCGCCTGA
- a CDS encoding M23 family metallopeptidase, whose product MHGTGKHRRPKSRSISRGFAAAGTGGAALALPLLGATAAHAAGAPAAAPAAVPAPQVVAAQAPAALKAAPAAAQSAPTVYTVVPGDYLSKIAERQHLTGGWERLYADNREAVGTDPSLIHPGLELTLGAKGSAPAAAAESAPAETPKPSKKSTSSASSGSSTSADSSDSSDGGAAPARKAPVAKAPAKQQSGSTSTGFVAPVGGGTSTAYKTAGSMWSSGYHTGVDFAASSGTTVKAVGAGTVVSAGWSGSYGNEVVIRHADGKYSQYAHLSQLSVSSGQSVTGGQSIGLSGSTGNSTGPHLHFEIRTGPSYGSDIDPLAYLRSKGVSI is encoded by the coding sequence ATGCACGGAACGGGTAAGCACCGCCGTCCCAAGTCCCGCTCGATATCCCGCGGGTTCGCCGCCGCGGGCACCGGTGGCGCGGCCCTCGCGCTTCCGCTGCTCGGCGCCACCGCGGCCCACGCCGCGGGTGCCCCGGCCGCGGCGCCCGCCGCAGTCCCGGCCCCCCAGGTGGTGGCCGCCCAGGCGCCCGCCGCGCTCAAGGCCGCGCCGGCCGCCGCGCAGAGCGCGCCCACGGTCTACACCGTGGTGCCGGGTGACTACCTGTCCAAGATCGCCGAGCGCCAGCACCTCACCGGTGGCTGGGAGCGGCTCTACGCGGACAACCGCGAGGCCGTCGGCACCGACCCGTCGCTGATCCACCCGGGCCTGGAGCTCACGCTCGGCGCGAAGGGCTCGGCTCCGGCCGCGGCCGCCGAGTCCGCGCCGGCCGAGACGCCGAAGCCGTCCAAGAAGTCTACTTCCTCCGCTTCCTCCGGTTCTTCTACTTCTGCCGATTCGTCGGATTCCTCCGACGGGGGCGCCGCACCCGCCCGCAAGGCGCCCGTCGCGAAGGCGCCCGCCAAGCAGCAGAGCGGCTCCACCTCGACCGGCTTCGTCGCCCCGGTGGGCGGCGGCACCTCCACCGCGTACAAGACCGCCGGCTCCATGTGGTCCAGCGGGTACCACACCGGGGTCGACTTCGCCGCGAGCAGCGGCACCACCGTCAAGGCGGTCGGCGCCGGCACCGTGGTCTCCGCCGGGTGGAGCGGGTCCTACGGCAACGAGGTCGTCATCCGGCACGCCGACGGCAAGTACAGCCAGTACGCACACCTCTCCCAGCTGTCCGTCTCCTCGGGCCAGAGCGTCACCGGCGGCCAGAGCATCGGCCTCTCCGGTTCCACGGGCAACTCGACCGGCCCGCACCTGCACTTCGAGATCCGCACCGGGCCCTCGTACGGCTCGGACATCGACCCGCTGGCCTACCTGCGGTCGAAGGGCGTCAGCATCTGA
- a CDS encoding tyrosine-protein phosphatase, with product MTQPIPQSPHEEPALTGVRNFRDVGGLPTTDGRRVKSGRLFRSGHLAHATESDAEFLGSLGLHTVFDFRNGADHALEGQDVELPGVRNVNIPLSDPADGGEFWKMVREGELAQLRELLGEGRAADRMSRSYRSMIRTRTAEHSRVVHALAEDSVPALMHCAAGKDRAGLSIAVTLLALGVEREAIVADYLESNQPHNRYRVRRGSDAPEARAPEVMELLAPLFDARAPYLTTAFDTIDEEWGGVDRYLAEGLGLTPETLGRLRDRLLD from the coding sequence GTGACCCAGCCGATACCCCAGAGTCCGCACGAGGAGCCGGCGCTGACCGGAGTGCGCAACTTCCGCGACGTGGGCGGGTTGCCGACCACGGACGGCCGGAGGGTCAAGTCGGGACGACTATTCCGAAGTGGACATCTGGCGCATGCCACCGAAAGCGACGCGGAATTCCTCGGGTCGCTCGGACTGCACACCGTCTTCGACTTCCGCAACGGAGCCGATCACGCACTGGAGGGGCAGGACGTGGAGCTGCCCGGCGTGCGCAACGTGAACATTCCGCTGTCGGATCCGGCCGACGGCGGGGAGTTCTGGAAGATGGTCCGCGAGGGAGAGCTGGCGCAGCTCCGCGAGCTGCTGGGCGAGGGCAGGGCCGCCGACCGGATGTCCCGTTCGTACCGGTCGATGATCCGGACCCGTACCGCCGAGCACAGCCGGGTGGTGCACGCGCTCGCCGAGGACAGCGTCCCGGCCCTCATGCACTGCGCGGCCGGGAAGGACCGGGCCGGCCTGTCGATCGCCGTCACCCTGCTCGCGCTGGGCGTGGAGCGGGAGGCCATCGTCGCGGACTACCTGGAGTCGAACCAGCCGCACAACCGCTACCGGGTCCGCCGGGGCAGCGACGCGCCCGAGGCCCGCGCCCCCGAGGTGATGGAACTGCTCGCCCCGCTCTTCGACGCCCGCGCCCCGTATCTGACCACGGCCTTCGACACCATCGACGAAGAGTGGGGCGGAGTGGACCGCTACCTCGCCGAGGGCCTCGGGCTCACGCCCGAGACCCTCGGCAGACTCCGCGACCGGCTGCTGGACTGA
- a CDS encoding aspartate aminotransferase family protein — protein MTGFDLGALLAERGGERYELHARHLNHQLPRMLHTIGFDKVYVRAEGAHFWDAEGNDYLDMLAGFGVMGLGRHHPVVRQALHDVLDAQLADLTRFDCQPLPGLLAEKLLSHSPHLDRVFFGNSGTEAVETALKFARYATGRPRVLYCDHAFHGLTTGSLSVNGEASFREGFGPLLADTRIVLGDLAALERELKKGDVAALVVEPIQGKGVLAAPPGFLLAAQEALHRRGALLIADEVQTGLGRTGDFYAYQHEAGVEPDLVCVAKALSGGYVPVGATLGKDWIFKKVYSSMDRVLVHSASFGSNAQAMAAGLAVLSVMEDEQVVARARATGDLLRGRLAALVDEYELLHEVRGRGLMIGIEFGRPSSLGLRSRWTMLQAARKGLFAQMVVVPLLQKHRILTQVSGDHLEVIKLIPPLIVDEADVDRFVGAFRTVMDEAHGGGGLMWDFGRTLVKQAVANR, from the coding sequence ATGACCGGCTTCGATCTCGGCGCCCTCCTGGCCGAGCGGGGTGGCGAGCGGTACGAACTGCACGCCCGCCACCTCAACCACCAGCTGCCCCGGATGCTGCACACCATCGGGTTCGACAAGGTGTACGTGCGGGCCGAGGGAGCCCATTTCTGGGATGCCGAGGGCAACGACTACCTCGACATGCTGGCGGGCTTCGGGGTGATGGGCCTGGGCCGCCACCACCCGGTGGTCCGGCAGGCCCTGCACGACGTGCTGGACGCCCAGCTCGCCGACCTCACCCGCTTCGACTGCCAGCCGCTGCCCGGGCTGCTGGCCGAGAAGCTGCTCTCCCACAGTCCGCACCTGGACCGGGTCTTCTTCGGCAACAGCGGCACGGAGGCGGTGGAGACCGCCCTGAAGTTCGCCCGGTACGCCACCGGGCGGCCCAGGGTCCTCTACTGCGACCACGCCTTCCACGGGCTCACGACGGGCTCGCTCTCGGTCAACGGCGAGGCCAGCTTCCGCGAGGGCTTCGGGCCGCTGCTGGCGGACACCCGGATCGTGCTCGGAGACCTGGCCGCGCTGGAGCGGGAGCTGAAGAAGGGGGACGTGGCGGCCCTCGTCGTGGAGCCGATCCAGGGCAAGGGGGTGCTCGCCGCGCCGCCCGGCTTCCTGCTCGCCGCACAGGAGGCGCTGCACCGGCGGGGGGCGCTGCTGATCGCGGACGAGGTGCAGACCGGCCTCGGACGGACCGGCGACTTCTACGCCTACCAGCACGAGGCCGGAGTCGAACCGGACCTGGTCTGCGTGGCCAAGGCCCTCTCCGGCGGCTACGTGCCCGTCGGAGCGACCCTGGGCAAGGACTGGATCTTCAAGAAGGTCTACTCCTCCATGGACCGGGTGCTCGTCCACTCCGCCAGCTTCGGCTCCAACGCGCAGGCGATGGCGGCCGGGCTCGCGGTCCTGTCCGTCATGGAGGACGAGCAGGTGGTGGCCCGTGCCCGCGCGACGGGAGACCTGCTGCGCGGGCGGCTCGCCGCGCTCGTGGACGAGTACGAACTCCTCCACGAGGTACGGGGACGCGGGCTGATGATCGGCATCGAGTTCGGCCGGCCGTCCTCGCTGGGCCTGCGGAGCCGCTGGACCATGCTGCAGGCGGCCCGCAAGGGGCTGTTCGCGCAGATGGTCGTGGTGCCGCTGCTGCAGAAGCACCGGATCCTCACGCAGGTCTCCGGGGACCACCTGGAAGTGATCAAGCTGATCCCCCCGCTGATCGTGGACGAGGCGGACGTCGACCGGTTCGTCGGCGCCTTCCGCACGGTCATGGACGAGGCGCACGGCGGCGGCGGCCTGATGTGGGACTTCGGCCGGACGCTGGTGAAGCAGGCCGTCGCCAACCGCTGA
- the hpnH gene encoding adenosyl-hopene transferase HpnH: MAMPLRQTIRVGTYLLEQKLRKREKFPLIVELEPLYACNLACEGCGKIQHPAGVLKQRMPVAQAVGAVMESGAPMVSIAGGEPLMHPQIDEIVRQLVAKRKYVFLCTNAMLLRKKIEKFTPSPYFAFAVHIDGLRERHDESVAKEGVFDEAVEAIKEAKKRGFRVTTNSTFFNTDTPQTIIEVLNYLNDDLQVDEMMISPAYAYEKAPDQEHFLGVEQTRELFKKAFAGGNRRRWRLNHSPLFLDFLEGKADFPCTAWAIPNYSLFGWQRPCYLMSDGYVPSYRELIEDTDWSKYGRGKDPRCANCMAHCGYEPTAVLATMGSLKESLRAVRETVGGGSRDKSA, from the coding sequence ATGGCCATGCCACTGCGACAGACCATCAGGGTCGGGACGTACCTGCTCGAACAGAAGCTCCGCAAGCGTGAGAAGTTCCCGCTGATCGTCGAGCTGGAACCGCTCTACGCCTGCAACCTGGCCTGCGAGGGGTGCGGGAAGATCCAGCACCCGGCCGGGGTGCTCAAGCAGCGCATGCCCGTGGCCCAGGCGGTGGGCGCCGTGATGGAATCGGGCGCGCCGATGGTGTCCATCGCGGGCGGAGAGCCCTTGATGCACCCGCAGATCGACGAGATCGTGCGCCAGTTGGTGGCCAAGCGGAAGTACGTCTTCCTCTGCACCAACGCGATGCTGCTCCGCAAGAAGATCGAGAAGTTCACGCCCTCCCCGTACTTCGCCTTCGCCGTACACATCGACGGACTGCGCGAGCGGCACGACGAGTCGGTCGCGAAGGAGGGCGTCTTCGACGAGGCGGTCGAGGCCATCAAGGAGGCGAAGAAGCGCGGATTCCGGGTCACGACCAACTCCACCTTCTTCAACACCGACACCCCGCAGACCATCATCGAGGTCCTCAACTACCTGAATGACGACCTCCAGGTCGACGAGATGATGATCTCGCCCGCCTACGCCTACGAAAAGGCCCCCGACCAGGAGCACTTCCTCGGCGTCGAACAGACCCGCGAACTCTTCAAGAAGGCTTTCGCCGGGGGCAACCGGCGGCGCTGGCGGCTCAACCACTCCCCGCTCTTCCTGGACTTCCTGGAAGGCAAAGCCGATTTCCCCTGCACCGCCTGGGCCATTCCGAATTACTCGCTCTTCGGCTGGCAGCGCCCCTGCTATCTGATGAGCGACGGGTACGTGCCCTCGTACCGGGAACTGATCGAGGACACCGACTGGAGCAAGTACGGCCGCGGGAAGGACCCGCGCTGCGCGAACTGCATGGCGCACTGCGGGTACGAGCCCACGGCCGTCCTGGCCACCATGGGTTCGCTCAAGGAGTCGCTGCGGGCGGTCCGCGAGACCGTGGGGGGCGGGAGCAGGGACAAGTCGGCATGA
- a CDS encoding 1-hydroxy-2-methyl-2-butenyl 4-diphosphate reductase: MTGGPAAAAPPPLLIACALRIERTALRSASYRSVREHGAPERYEVLRTGMGPRAAERAVGRKLAEPELRGAAVLATGFCAGLLPGMSPGDLIVAEETRDPRGTVACAGSALLAEALARAVPGRTVHLGALTGSDHVVRGQERAQLRAGGAIGVDMESAATLWTATRVGSAPGAPDRPVAAVRVIVDAPEHELVRIGTVRGGISAFRVLRAVLPAFYEWHRSLLLPRR; this comes from the coding sequence ATGACCGGCGGCCCCGCCGCGGCCGCACCGCCGCCGCTGCTGATCGCCTGCGCCCTGCGCATCGAGCGGACCGCCCTGCGCAGCGCCTCGTACCGCAGCGTCCGCGAGCACGGCGCGCCCGAGCGGTACGAGGTCCTGCGCACCGGCATGGGCCCGCGAGCGGCCGAGCGCGCCGTCGGCCGCAAACTCGCCGAGCCGGAGCTGCGCGGCGCCGCCGTGCTCGCCACCGGCTTCTGCGCCGGGCTGCTGCCCGGCATGAGCCCCGGCGACCTGATCGTCGCCGAGGAGACCCGGGACCCGCGCGGCACGGTCGCCTGCGCCGGTTCCGCCCTGCTCGCCGAGGCACTGGCCCGGGCCGTACCCGGCCGGACCGTACACCTCGGTGCACTGACCGGATCCGATCACGTCGTCCGGGGCCAGGAGCGCGCCCAGCTGCGCGCCGGCGGCGCCATCGGGGTCGACATGGAATCGGCCGCCACCCTCTGGACCGCGACCCGCGTCGGGAGCGCCCCCGGCGCTCCGGACCGTCCGGTTGCGGCCGTCCGGGTGATCGTGGACGCTCCGGAGCATGAGCTCGTCCGTATCGGCACCGTCCGCGGGGGAATATCGGCCTTTCGCGTACTGCGTGCCGTACTGCCCGCGTTTTATGAATGGCACCGTTCTTTGCTGCTCCCCAGGAGGTGA
- the shc gene encoding squalene--hopene cyclase produces the protein MTATTDGGAHACGADPNEPGPGPASGPPGPVPGAGPDPGSAGPRGVREATERAVRDLLDRQDEAGWWKGDLETNVTMDAEDLLLRQFLGIRDEATTRAAALFIRGEQQDDGTWTTFHGGPCDLSATIEAYVALRLAGDAPDAPHMARASAWIRANGGVAGARVFTRIWLALFGWWSWDHLPELPPELLFLPPWVPLNIYDFGCWARQTIVPLTVVSALRPVRPAPFALDELHTDARTPYPAKKLAPLASWGGAFQRMDKALHVYRRFAPRRLRAAAMASAGRWIVERQENDGCWGGIQPPAVYSVIALHLLGYDLRHPVMRAGLESLDRFAVWRADGARMIEACQSPVWDTCLAAIALADAGLRPDHPALVKAADWMLGEEIVRSGDWAVRRPQLAPGGWAFEFHNDNYPDIDDTAEVVLALRRVKHPDPARVEGAIARGVSWNLGMQSKNGAWGAFDADNTSPYPNKLPFCDFGEVIDPPSADVTAHVVEMLAVEGRAGDARTRRGIAWLLAEQDPNGGWFGRWGTNYVYGTGSVLPALTAAGYAPSHPAIRRAVAWLESVQNEDGGWGEDQRSYQDPSWAGKGASTASQTAWALMALLSAGERDAPSVERGIGYLVSTQRADGTWDEPYFTGTGFPWDFSINYHLYRQVFPLTALGRYLYGEPFGPGGRYADPAAFPHAAPSPGEAR, from the coding sequence ATGACTGCGACGACCGACGGCGGCGCCCATGCCTGCGGCGCCGACCCGAACGAGCCCGGTCCCGGGCCCGCCTCCGGGCCGCCGGGCCCGGTTCCGGGCGCCGGACCGGACCCCGGCTCCGCGGGGCCGCGCGGGGTCCGCGAGGCCACCGAGCGGGCGGTGCGGGACCTGCTCGACCGGCAGGACGAGGCCGGCTGGTGGAAGGGCGACCTGGAGACCAACGTCACCATGGACGCCGAGGACCTGCTGCTGCGCCAGTTCCTCGGGATCCGCGACGAGGCCACCACCAGGGCGGCGGCCCTGTTCATCCGCGGGGAGCAGCAGGACGACGGCACCTGGACCACCTTCCACGGCGGCCCCTGCGACCTCTCCGCCACCATCGAGGCCTACGTGGCCCTGCGCCTCGCCGGAGACGCGCCCGACGCCCCGCACATGGCCCGCGCCTCCGCGTGGATCCGGGCCAACGGGGGAGTGGCGGGCGCCCGCGTCTTCACCCGCATCTGGCTGGCGCTGTTCGGCTGGTGGAGCTGGGACCACCTGCCCGAGCTCCCGCCCGAACTGCTCTTCCTGCCGCCCTGGGTACCGCTGAACATCTACGACTTCGGCTGCTGGGCCCGGCAGACGATCGTCCCCCTCACCGTGGTCTCCGCCCTGCGCCCGGTCCGCCCGGCCCCCTTCGCCCTGGACGAGCTGCACACCGACGCGCGGACCCCGTACCCCGCCAAGAAGCTCGCACCGCTGGCCAGTTGGGGCGGCGCCTTCCAGCGCATGGACAAGGCCCTGCACGTCTACCGCCGGTTCGCCCCGCGCCGGCTGCGCGCGGCGGCCATGGCGAGTGCCGGCCGCTGGATCGTGGAACGGCAGGAGAACGACGGCTGCTGGGGCGGCATCCAGCCGCCCGCCGTGTACTCCGTCATCGCCCTGCACCTGCTCGGCTACGACCTCCGGCACCCGGTGATGCGCGCCGGACTGGAGTCCCTGGACCGCTTCGCCGTCTGGCGCGCGGACGGCGCCCGCATGATCGAGGCCTGCCAGTCCCCGGTGTGGGACACCTGCCTGGCGGCCATCGCGCTGGCCGACGCGGGACTGCGCCCCGACCACCCCGCACTGGTCAAGGCCGCCGACTGGATGCTCGGCGAGGAGATCGTGCGCAGTGGGGACTGGGCCGTGCGCAGGCCCCAACTGGCCCCGGGCGGCTGGGCGTTCGAGTTCCACAACGACAACTACCCCGACATCGACGACACCGCCGAGGTCGTCCTCGCCCTGCGCCGCGTCAAGCACCCCGACCCGGCGCGCGTGGAGGGGGCCATCGCCCGGGGCGTGTCGTGGAACCTCGGCATGCAGTCGAAGAACGGGGCCTGGGGAGCCTTCGACGCCGACAACACCAGCCCCTACCCCAACAAGCTGCCCTTCTGCGACTTCGGCGAGGTCATCGACCCGCCCTCGGCCGACGTCACCGCCCACGTCGTGGAGATGCTCGCCGTCGAGGGCCGGGCGGGCGACGCCCGCACCCGGCGCGGCATCGCCTGGCTCCTCGCCGAACAGGACCCGAACGGCGGCTGGTTCGGCCGCTGGGGCACCAACTACGTCTACGGCACCGGCTCGGTGCTCCCGGCGCTGACCGCAGCCGGCTACGCCCCCTCGCACCCCGCGATCCGGCGCGCCGTGGCCTGGCTGGAGTCCGTACAGAACGAGGACGGGGGATGGGGCGAGGACCAGCGCTCCTACCAGGACCCGTCCTGGGCGGGAAAGGGTGCCTCGACGGCCTCGCAGACGGCGTGGGCGCTGATGGCCCTGCTGTCGGCGGGGGAGCGCGACGCGCCGTCCGTGGAGCGGGGGATCGGCTACCTCGTCTCCACCCAGCGCGCCGACGGCACCTGGGACGAGCCGTACTTCACCGGCACCGGATTCCCCTGGGACTTCTCCATCAACTACCACCTGTACCGACAGGTCTTCCCGCTCACCGCGCTGGGCCGCTACCTGTACGGAGAACCGTTCGGCCCGGGCGGGCGGTACGCCGATCCGGCCGCGTTCCCGCACGCGGCCCCGTCCCCCGGGGAGGCCCGATGA
- a CDS encoding polyprenyl synthetase family protein, with protein MNPGNPAVENTDASAGPAGGEKADTLALLERGRTLSTPVLRAAVDRLAAPMDTVAAYHFGWIDAYGNPADGDGGKAVRPALALLSAEAAGAAAEVGIPGAVAVELVHNFSLLHDDLMDGDEQRRHRDTVWKVHGPALAILVGDALFALANEVLLELGTVEAGRAARRLTTASRKLIDGQAQDISYEHRESVSVEECLEMEGNKTGALLACAVSIGAVLGGADGRTADKLEEYGYHLGLAFQAVDDLLGIWGDPESTGKQTWSDLRQRKKSLPVVAALAAGGPACEELTELLAADAKSNDFENFSEEEFAARAALIEAAGGRQWTADEARRQYEIAIKALDDVDMDQRVRDQLVALADFVVVRKR; from the coding sequence GTGAACCCGGGGAATCCGGCCGTCGAGAACACGGACGCCAGTGCGGGCCCGGCCGGCGGGGAGAAGGCGGACACGCTCGCCCTCCTCGAACGAGGCCGTACGCTCTCGACGCCCGTGCTCCGCGCCGCCGTGGACCGGCTCGCCGCGCCCATGGACACCGTCGCCGCCTACCACTTCGGCTGGATCGACGCCTACGGCAACCCGGCGGACGGCGACGGCGGCAAAGCCGTCCGCCCCGCCCTCGCCCTGCTCTCGGCGGAAGCCGCCGGCGCCGCCGCCGAGGTCGGCATCCCCGGCGCCGTCGCCGTCGAACTCGTCCACAACTTCTCGCTGCTGCACGACGACCTGATGGACGGCGACGAGCAGCGCCGCCACCGCGACACGGTGTGGAAGGTCCATGGACCCGCCCTCGCCATCCTGGTCGGCGACGCCCTGTTCGCCCTGGCCAACGAGGTGCTGCTGGAGCTCGGCACGGTCGAGGCCGGCCGCGCGGCGCGCCGCCTGACCACCGCGAGCCGCAAGCTCATCGACGGCCAGGCCCAGGACATCTCCTACGAGCACCGCGAGAGCGTCAGCGTCGAGGAGTGCCTGGAGATGGAGGGTAACAAGACCGGCGCCCTGCTCGCCTGCGCGGTCTCCATCGGCGCCGTGCTCGGCGGCGCGGACGGCCGTACGGCCGACAAGCTGGAGGAGTACGGCTACCACCTCGGCCTCGCCTTCCAGGCCGTCGACGACCTCCTCGGCATCTGGGGCGACCCGGAGTCCACCGGCAAGCAGACCTGGAGCGACCTGCGCCAGCGCAAGAAGTCGCTGCCCGTCGTCGCGGCCCTGGCCGCCGGCGGACCGGCCTGCGAGGAACTGACCGAACTGCTCGCCGCCGATGCCAAGAGCAACGACTTCGAGAACTTCTCCGAGGAGGAGTTCGCGGCCCGCGCCGCGCTCATCGAGGCCGCCGGCGGCCGCCAGTGGACCGCCGACGAGGCGCGCCGCCAGTACGAGATCGCCATCAAGGCCCTCGACGACGTGGACATGGACCAGCGCGTGCGCGACCAGCTCGTCGCGCTCGCCGACTTCGTCGTCGTGCGCAAGAGGTGA
- the hpnE gene encoding hydroxysqualene dehydroxylase HpnE — MTVDRAVVVGGGLAGVTTALELADAGLRVTLLEGRPRLGGLAFSFKRGELTVDNGQHVYLRCCTAYRWFLDRIDGAHLAPLQDRLDVPVLDVAHPGGPRLGRLRRSALPVPLHLAASLARYPHLSLAERASVGRAALALRRLDPADPALDGVDFATWLGRYGQSPRTIEALWDLVGIATLNATAGQSSLGLAAMVFKTGLLSENGAADIGWARVPLGDLHDTLARKALDAAGVRTELRTRVTDISRTPEGGWRVATEGDSFDAGTVVLAVPQREAHGLLPAGALADPDKLLDIGTAPILNVHVVYDRRVLKQPFFAALGSPVQWVFDRTDSSGLPDGGQYLALSQSVAHEDIDEPVSVLRAKYLPELERLLPAARGAKVRDFFVTRERTATFAPTPGVGRLRPGTRTDTPGLFLAGAWTATGWPATMESAVRSGLSAAHAALVPLGRHREHPLQEAV; from the coding sequence ATGACCGTGGACCGGGCCGTGGTCGTCGGCGGCGGGCTCGCCGGTGTGACCACCGCGCTGGAACTCGCCGACGCAGGACTGCGGGTGACCCTGCTGGAGGGCCGGCCCCGCCTCGGCGGCCTGGCGTTCTCCTTCAAGCGCGGGGAACTGACCGTCGACAACGGCCAGCACGTCTACCTGCGCTGCTGCACCGCCTACCGGTGGTTCCTCGACCGGATCGACGGCGCCCACCTGGCGCCGCTGCAGGACCGGCTCGACGTGCCCGTCCTCGACGTCGCCCACCCCGGTGGCCCCCGGCTCGGCCGGCTGCGCCGCAGCGCCCTGCCCGTACCGCTGCACCTGGCCGCCTCGCTGGCACGCTACCCGCACCTCTCGCTCGCCGAGCGGGCGTCCGTCGGGCGCGCAGCCCTGGCGCTGCGCCGCCTCGACCCCGCCGACCCGGCGCTCGACGGCGTGGACTTCGCGACCTGGCTCGGCCGGTACGGCCAGTCCCCGCGCACCATCGAGGCGCTGTGGGACCTCGTCGGCATCGCCACGCTCAACGCCACCGCCGGGCAGTCCTCGCTGGGACTGGCCGCCATGGTCTTCAAGACCGGCCTGCTCTCCGAGAACGGCGCGGCCGACATCGGCTGGGCCCGGGTACCGCTCGGCGACCTGCACGACACCCTCGCCCGCAAGGCCCTGGACGCCGCCGGGGTGCGCACCGAACTGCGCACCCGGGTCACGGACATCTCCCGTACCCCGGAGGGCGGTTGGCGGGTGGCCACCGAGGGCGACTCGTTCGACGCCGGCACCGTCGTCCTCGCCGTCCCGCAGCGCGAGGCCCACGGGCTGCTGCCCGCCGGAGCGCTCGCCGACCCCGACAAGCTGCTCGACATCGGCACCGCGCCGATCCTCAACGTCCACGTCGTCTACGACCGCAGGGTGCTCAAGCAGCCCTTCTTCGCGGCCCTCGGCTCCCCGGTCCAGTGGGTCTTCGACCGCACCGACTCCTCGGGACTCCCCGACGGCGGCCAGTACCTGGCCCTGTCCCAGTCGGTCGCCCACGAGGACATCGACGAGCCCGTCTCCGTCCTGCGCGCGAAGTACCTGCCCGAGCTGGAACGGCTGCTGCCCGCCGCGCGCGGAGCCAAGGTGCGCGACTTCTTCGTCACCCGGGAACGCACAGCGACCTTCGCCCCCACACCCGGCGTCGGACGGCTCCGGCCCGGAACCCGGACCGACACGCCGGGGCTCTTCCTCGCCGGTGCGTGGACCGCGACGGGTTGGCCCGCGACCATGGAGAGCGCCGTCCGCAGCGGACTGAGCGCGGCCCACGCCGCGCTCGTCCCGCTGGGCCGCCACCGCGAACACCCCTTGCAGGAGGCGGTATGA